In Hydractinia symbiolongicarpus strain clone_291-10 chromosome 4, HSymV2.1, whole genome shotgun sequence, the following proteins share a genomic window:
- the LOC130640698 gene encoding tigger transposable element-derived protein 6-like — MAMSKQQLAGKLAKKTLSLDDKIKFLDFAKKNPELGCRKLADIYKIGKTAAANILRDEKKIREQHEIFREKTKKRNRHGKYHKINEILFEWYKRCCASNIYPNGVMLKEEALEIKEKLQNSDFDNFSASDGWLDRWKTTYSVKERRIVGEAGDVSTETVTSWMERIKELVEGYSLENIWNMDESGCFFKALPAKGLVEKGKQAKGGKKSKLRLTVAFFVNAAGEKIDQPVVIWKSKVPRCFKKLKDPSRPANVHYFSNPKSWMTSQVMETVLARFNRKLLFEDRKVILFLDNATCYPESMIGQFSQIKIIFLPKNTTSRLQPLDAGIIQNFKVKYRKRLVKYVLARIQENKSATEIIKSVDILMAIQWVQDAWKEVTNLTIKNCLEKCGVVQGESELMEDQEDDLEFEALVKELTEDMSAAEYIDFDADVPASEPRINELEINWRHQIREASINAIENPEMACQVEEISEDDDESEDVVEEEMLGFTELITMLDKIKRSTIFDDTCQEMLSTITKKIEELQLQNRKQSSIKDYFK, encoded by the coding sequence ATGGCAATGTCGAAGCAGCAGCTTGCTGGTAAACTAGCGAAGAAAACTTTATCATTAGATGATAAGATCAAGTTTTTGGATTTCGCCAAAAAAAATCCAGAACTTGGATGTAGAAAACTAGCAGACATTTACAAGATTGGAAAGACAGCCGCAGCAAATATTTTAAGAGACGAAAAGAAAATTCGTGAACAACATGAAATTTTTcgtgagaaaacaaaaaaacgtaacCGCCATGGCAAGTATCACAAGATAAATGAGATCTTATTCGAATGGTACAAAAGATGTTGCGCTTCTAACATCTACCCTAATGGTGTAATGCTTAAAGAGGAGGCGTTGGAAATTAAGGAAAAACTTCAGAACAGCGATTTTGATAATTTCTCCGCCTCTGACGGTTGGTTGGATCGTTGGAAAACAACATATTCCGTCAAAGAACGTCGTATTGTTGGTGAAGCTGGTGACGTTTCTACAGAAACGGTTACTTCCTGGATGGAGAGGATCAAAGAATTGGTTGAAGGTTATTCActagaaaatatttggaacatggaCGAGTCTGGCTGTTTTTTTAAAGCTCTACCGGCCAAAGGGTTAGTGGAAAAAGGAAAACAAGCAAAAGGTGGGAAAAAGTCAAAGCTTAGAttaactgtcgctttttttgtaaatgcagCTGGGGAAAAGATCGACCAGCCTGTTGTTATCTGGAAGAGTAAAGTCCcgcgttgttttaaaaaattgaaagatccATCGCGTCCAGCTAACGTTCACTACTTTTCAAATCCTAAATCTTGGATGACATCTCAAGTAATGGAAACTGTACTGGCACGTTTTAAcagaaaacttttatttgaGGACAGAAAAGTTATTCTTTTTCTGGACAACGCCACCTGTTATCCGGAGTCAATGATAGGCCAGTTTTCACAaatcaaaatcattttcttaCCGAAGAACACAACTTCAAGGCTTCAACCACTCGATGCGGGGATCATCCAAAACTTCAAGGTGAAGTACAGAAAAAGACTGGTCAAATACGTGCTTGCAAGGATCCAGGAGAATAAATCTGCAACTGAAATTATCAAGAGCGTAGACATACTTATGGCTATTCAATGGGTTCAAGATGCGTGGAAAGAAGTAACCAACTTGACCATCAAAAATTGTTTAGAGAAATGTGGCGTAGTTCAAGGAGAAAGTGAATTGATGGAAGATCAAGAAGATGACTTGGAATTTGAAGCTCTGGTGAAGGAATTAACTGAAGATATGTCTGCTGCAGAATACATCGATTTTGACGCCGATGTTCCAGCTTCGGAGCCAAGAATTAACGAATTAGAAATAAATTGGCGACATCAAATCCGAGAAGCTAGCATTAACGCAATTGAAAATCCAGAGATGGCATGTCAGGTCGAAGAGATTTCCGAGGATGATGATGAGAGTGAAGACGTGGTTGAAGAAGAAATGCTTGGTTTCACCGAGCTAATCACTATGCTTGATAAAATTAAGCGATCtactatttttgatgatacatgCCAAGAAATGTTGTCAACCATTACGAAAAAGATTGAGGAACTTCAGcttcaaaatagaaaacaatccTCAATCAAAGATTATTTCAAATAG
- the LOC130640699 gene encoding lamin-L(I)-like: MISFFVKKFNELTTNKPLLKMPNAPEGPKRPGRGFFQSSNVRTRVQEKEELSDLNDRLATYIDRMRYLEHQNTKLSAEISTSKENVSKEVASVRILFEKELSDARKLVNDTAKEKALLQLENNKLCGAVEDLRSRLKKESALRSRVEDELKQTGRQLHEKESLLVEIAKERKDLDQQIKDLEKQLKQLQDKLEKQKSALEEEIIRRVDAENQMQTVQKEARFSKQVHAEEINELRSTQEMKFTMETDGASHYDTLLHDKLQELRDEFEEKAKNARQALEKAYDQKVRCAQVIFKFLNLYLVIAKFVKIIGFCTFFNRLDSKTGDTKGAHFKVLPAWQSNSLPFELNVELMKTTAELEILIDAKTDEFELQLQERDARITSLSDKIGDLDKECEVLFGIKIALDMEIAAYRKLLEGEEQRLDIVSSQVTQSLSKSGKKRSRHECEVQPVESSLSGGVEISECDTEGKFIKLHNKSETDEALGGWHVQRIVDNKEDDAVKYNFTPKFVLKAGHSVTIWSNSTGVKSKAPTDLVLRSVDWPIGNSIVTSVINNESEIVAKHTFKTVTTEGTGPPTRRSRKTRSNSIGVTKQSKVLACLLYNTQPEFFLTKIEAEHKKYFSYINKFDTCTLSNVSTIMFSTPVSSTPVFSTPVSSTPVFSTPVSSTLVFSTPV; encoded by the exons ATGATTAGTTTTTTCGTGAAGAAGTTTAATGAATTAACTACAAATAAACCTTTGTTGAAGATGCCTAATGCACCTGAAGGTCCAAAGAGACCAGGCAGGGGATTCTTTCAGTCTTCTAATGTACGAACGCGAGTTCAAGAGAAAGAAGAACTTTCCGATCTAAATGATCGTTTAGCCACATACATCGATCGTATGAGATATCTGGAGCACCAAAATACCAAACTATCTGCAGAAATATCGACCTCGAAAGAAAATGTGTCTAAGGAAGTCGCAAGTGTTcgaattttgtttgaaaaagagCTTTCAGATGCAAGAAAATTAGTGAACGATACTGCAAAAGAGAAGGCTTTGCTGCAACTGGAAAATAACAAGTTGTGTGGTGCAGTTGAAGATCTGCGTTCAAG gCTTAAAAAAGAGAGTGCTTTACGTTCCCGTGTTGAAGATGAATTAAAACAAACTGGAAGACAATTGCATGAGAAAGAATCTTTGTTAGTCGAAATCGCTAAGGAACGCAAAGACCTTGATCAGCAAATAAAAGATTTAGAAAAACAGTTAAAACAATTACAAGATAAATTGGAGAAACAAAAATCTGCATTGGAAGAAGAGATTATTCGAAGAGTTGATGCAGAAAACCAAATGCAAACTGTTCAAAAAGAAGCCCGCTTTTCCAAACAGGTTCATGCCGAG gaGATAAACGAATTGCGAAGTACACAGGAAATGAAATTTACAATGGAAACTGATGGTGCATCACATTATGATACTTTGCTACATGACAAACTTCAAGAACTCCGTGATGAGTTTGAAGAGAAGGCTAAAAATGCTAGACAAGCGCTGGAAAAGGCATACGATCAAAAGGTAAGATGTGCTCaagtaattttcaaatttttaaatctatA CTTGGTAATAgcgaaatttgtaaaaataataggttTTTGTACCTTCTTCAACAG GCTCGACAGTAAAACAGGCGACACAAAAGGAgcccattttaaagttctaccgGC GTGGCAATCAAATTCTCTTCCATTTGAATTA AATGTGGAGTTGATGAAGACAACTGCTGAATTAGAAATTTTGATAGATGCTAAAACGGATGAGTTTGAGCTGCAATTGCAGGAGCGCGATGCAAGGATTACAAGTCTAAGTGACAAAATTGGtgatttagataaagaatgtgAAGTTCTTTTTGGTATCAAAATTGCTTTAGATATGGAAATAGCTGCGTACCGAAAATTGCTAGAAGGGGAAGAGCAAAG ACTGGACATCGTGTCATCTCAGGTAACACAATCTTTATCAAAGAGTGGCAAAAAACGCTCTCGTCACGAGTGCGAAGTACAACCTGTTGAAAGCAGCTTATCAGGAGGGGTAGAAATATCGGAATGTGATACAGAAGGCAAATTTATCAAGCTTCACAACAAGAGTGAGACT GATGAAGCATTAGGAGGTTGGCACGTGCAACGAATTGTTGATAATAAGGAAGACGATGCAGTAAAATACAATTTTACACCTAAATTTGTGTTAAAGGCTGGTCACAGCGTTACA ATTTGGAGTAACTCTACTGGTGTGAAAAGTAAAGCACCAACTGATCTTGTATTGAGAAGTGTCGACTGGCCTATTGGAAATTCCATTGTGACTTCTGTTATCAATAATGAAAGTGAG ATTGTGGCGAAGCATACATTTAAAACTGTTACAACTGAGGGAACAGGACCACCTACAAGAAGATCGAGAAAG aCTAGAAGTAACTCGATTGGAGTcacaaagcaaagcaaagtgTTAGCATGTCTTCT GTATAACACACaaccagaattttttttaacgaaaATCGAGGctgaacacaaaaaatatttttcatatataaataaatttgaCACCTGCACATTGAGCAATGTGTCAACGATCATGTTTTCAACGCCCGTGTCTTCCACGCCCGTGTTTTCAACGCCCGTGTCTTCCACGCCCGTGTTTTCAACGCCCGTGTCTTCAACGCTCGTGTTTTCAACACCCGTGTAG
- the LOC130640717 gene encoding betaine--homocysteine S-methyltransferase 1-like, with amino-acid sequence MDSLKKPGILDRLNAGEVIICDGGCTHAFERRGYVTAGAYTPEVVLEYPSAVTELHREFALCGADLLEAFAFNGTDENLNRCRTNETKLVAKDVSDAGCKLVIEVAKEYGCLVAGPISPTDSFGKNMGKEKVQREFQAQVDVFKSQNMDLLIAEYFSYIEEAEWAVEVMKSTGAPVAISLCIGPLGDCNGVSVEECGIRLAKTGADIIGTNCRFDPDMCLDTLIRMKKAVENEGMKKHWICQPLGYRTADAGIRGFEDLPEAVLALESRLISRWDAHKFARRAYEAGVRFIGGCCGFEPYHIRAMAEELHKERGRLPKNSRGLYGSSLKHHHNPIVQERANKEYWYNLIPSDGRKKLE; translated from the exons ATGGATTCTTTGAAG aaaCCAGGCATTTTAGACCGATTAAATGCTGGCGAAGTTATCATCTGCGATGGAGGATGTACACATGCTTTTGAGCGAAGAGGATATGTGACCGCCGGCGCTTACACACCAGAAGTAGTTCTCGAGTATCCCAGTGCAG TAACAGAGCTCCATCGTGAATTTGCACTGTGTGGTGCGGACTTACTGGAAGCATTTGCATTCAATGGAACAgatgaaaatttaaacagatgtagaacaaatgagactaaACTGGTt GCCAAAGATGTGAGTGATGCCGGCTGTAAACTGGTTATAGAAGTTGCTAAAGAGTATGGGTGTTTGGTAGCAGGCCCAATATCACCAACGGACTCTTTTGGAAAGAATATGGGAaaggaaaaagttcagagagagTTTCAAGCACAGGTTGATGTGTTTAAATCGCAAAATATGGACTTGTTAATTGCAGAG tattttagtTATATTGAAGAAGCGGAGTGGGCTGTTGAAGTTATGAAAAGCACTGGAGCACCTGTAGCCATTTCTCTTTGCATTGGACCACTTGGTGATTGTAACGGCGTTTCAGTCGAAGAATGTGGAATAAGGCTTGCCAAGACAG GAGCTGATATAATTGGCACTAATTGTCGATTCGATCCAGACATGTGTTTGGACACTTTGATTCGAATGAAGAAAGCTGTTGAAAACGAGGGAATGAAGAAACACTGGATTTGTCAACCTTTAGGATACCGAACGGCTGATGCTGGAATACGGGGTTTCGAGGACCTCCCGGAAGCTGTCCTGg CTTTAGAATCTCGATTAATTTCACGTTGGGATGCCCATAAATTTGCAAGGAGAGCTTATGAAGCAGGTGTACGTTTCATAGGAGGCTGTTGTGGTTTCGAACCCTATCATATCAGAGCAATGGCTGAAGAG CTACACAAGGAAAGAGGTCGTCTACCTAAAAACAGTCGTGGACTTTATGGTAGCTCGTTAAAGCATCATCACAATCCAATAGTTCAGGAAAG AGCAAATAAGGAGTATTGGTATAATTTGATTCCATCGGATGGAAGAAAGAAACTTGAATAA